In Amia ocellicauda isolate fAmiCal2 chromosome 5, fAmiCal2.hap1, whole genome shotgun sequence, a genomic segment contains:
- the map3k10 gene encoding mitogen-activated protein kinase kinase kinase 10 yields MDQSVSKMSCGSSQSPCSNCGCGPARGEGPHSGGAENGSWNSSTLSSSSPDCSHHPPAGNPFWTAVFDYEATADEELTLRRGDVLEVLSKDSKVSGDEGWWTGKIKDKVGIFPSNYVTRDPNYTKIQGSLLRECPVPLEIDFSQLRLEEIIGAGGFGKVYKGVWGGEEVAVKAARQDPDEDISVTAENVRQEARLFWMLRHPNIIALRGVCMREPNLCLVMEYARGGALNRALAGKKVPPRVLVNWAVQIATGMNYLHNETIVPIIHRDLKSSNILILEQFENDELSCKTLKITDFGLAREWHKTTKMSAAGTYAWMAPEVIKLSLFSKSSDVWSFGVLLWELLTGEVPYREIDALAVAYGVAMNKLTLPIPSTCPEPFVRLLEECWSSNPHSRPSFKTILDQLVSIEQSAMFQMPLESFHSLQEDWKLEIQQMFDELRAKEKELRSWEEALARAAEEQREQEEVLRRREQELAEREIDIVERELNIIIHQMYQEKPRVKKRKGHFKKSRLKLGKDGNRISLPSGFEHKITVQASPSVDKRKGQGGSDRTTPPGSPVIIPRLRAIRLTPSDGSKTWGRSAVCKKEELAANKKKGRTWGPSSTHQKERLGGEDRLKSLGEGCKQWSSSAPNLGKSPKHVPMSGGFASLNEMEEHCEAECPQSRLPLPPGEVDSNGALEDSGAPLCGAGYGTPTDSARRCATRKRSDLLLLGCASLLASVALGHDLLQLGRQQVSQDEQDAREERKKKEGLFQRAGRFRRSTSPPSRMLAQSRADSVLPSLDPSPSVTLLSLSSLSDCNSTKSLLPSDPEDPPAAPPALNPLLDLRAESFKRDPNQSLTPTHVSATMAVNRGHRRTPSDGAIRPRAQTTGHRRTPSDGSAPLPTADTGSRDPLEFPRLPDPATLFPGVLRHKPTPERDGAALERPKTLEFAPRPRPTVARARIDPWKLVSLGRTHSSSPGSSCDSPLGSGEGTRQTLLDMDMEGQSQDSTVPLCGQHATLCGHHFS; encoded by the exons ATGGATCAATCCGTCAGTAAAATGAGCTGCGGCTCATCCCAGTCCCCCTGCTCTAACTGTGGCTGTGGACCGGCACGTGGGGAGGGCCCCCACTCAGGGGGGGCGGAGAACGGCAGCTGGAATTCTTCTACGCTTTCGTCCAGCTCCCCGGACTGCAGCCACCACCCCCCCGCCGGGAACCCCTTCTGGACAGCAGTGTTCGACTACGAGGCCACGGCGGATGAGGAGCTGACGCTACGGCGAGGGGACGTGCTTGAGGTGCTCTCCAAGGACTCCAAGGTATCCGGTGACGAGGGCTGGTGGACGGGCAAGATCAAGGACAAAGTGGGCATCTTCCCCAGCAACTACGTGACCCGTGACCCCAACTACACCAAGATCCAGGGCTCCCTGCTACGTGAGTGCCCTGTGCCATTGGAAATCGACTTCTCCCAGCTGCGCCTGGAGGAGATCATTGGCGCTGGTGGCTTTGGGAAGGTGTACAAGGGTGTGTGGGGCGGCGAGGAGGTGGCAGTCAAGGCGGCCCGGCAGGACCCTGACGAGGACATCAGCGTCACGGCTGAGAACGTGCGCCAGGAGGCCCGGCTCTTTTGGATGCTACGGCACCCCAACATCATCGCGCTGCGGGGCGTCTGCATGAGGGAGCCCAACCTGTGCCTGGTGATGGAGTACGCCCGGGGGGGAGCCCTGAACCGTGCACTAGCCGGCAAGAAAGTGCCCCCCCGTGTGTTGGTCAACTGGGCCGTGCAGATCGCCACCGGTATGAACTACCTGCACAACGAGACCATCGTGCCCATCATCCACCGAGACCTCAAGTCCAGCAACA TCCTGATTCTGGAGCAATTTGAGAATGACGAACTGTCCTGTAAGACCCTGAAGATCACGGATTTCGGGCTGGCACGCGAGTGGCACAAGACCACCAAGATGAGCGCAGCGGGCACATACGCCTGGATGGCCCCCGAGGTCATCAAGCTGTCGCTGTTCTCCAAGAGCAGCGACGTGTGGAG TTTCGGCGTACTGCTGTGGGAGCTGTTGACAGGAGAGGTGCCGTACCGTGAGATCGACGCGCTGGCAGTGGCGTACGGAGTGGCCATGAACAAGCTCACCCTGCCCATACCCTCCACCTGCCCCGAGCCCTTCGTCAGGCTGCTGGAAG AGTGCTGGAGCTCAAACCCTCACAGTCGCCCTTCATTCAAGACCATCCTGGATCAGCTGGTGTCCATCGAGCAGTCCGCCATGTTCCAGATGCCCCTGGAGTCCTTCCACTCGCTGCAGGAGGACTGGAAGCTGGAGATCCAGCAGATGTTTGACGAGTTGCGAGCCAAGGAGAAG GAGCTGCGCTCGTGGGAGGAGGCCCTGGCGCGGGCGGCAGAGGAGCAGCGGGAGCAGGAGGAGGTCCTACGGCGCCGGGAGCAGGAGCTGGCAGAGCGCGAGATCGACATTGTGGAGAGAGAGCTCAACATCATCATCCACCAGATGTACCAGGAGAAGCCCCGGGTGAAGAAGCGCAAGGGCCACTTCAAGAAGAGCCGCCTCAAGCTGGGCAAGGACGGCAACCGCATCAGCCTGCCCTCAG GGTTTGAACACAAGATCACGGTGCAGGCCTCTCCCAGTGTGGACAAAAGAAAAGGGCAGGGGGGCTCGGACCGCACCACCCCCCCCGGCAGCCCCGTCATCATTCCCCGTCTGCGAGCCATCCGCT TGACACCCAGTGATGGCAGTAAGACGTGGGGTCGCAGCGCAGTGTGTAAGAAGGAGGAACTGGCTGCCAACAAGAAGAAAGGACGAACCTGGGGACCAAGTTCCACACACCAGAAAGAGCGGCTGGGAGGAGAGGACAG gctgAAGTCTCTGGGTGAGGGGTGTAAGCAATGGTCTTCCAGCGCCCCAAACCTAGGCAAGTCCCCCAAACACGTGCCTATGAGCGGGGGCTTCGCCAGCCTCAACGAGATGG AGGAGCACTGCGAGGCCGAGTGCCCGCAGTCCCGGCTGCCCCTGCCCCCTGGAGAGGTGGACAGTAACGGGGCCCTGGAGGACAGCGGGGCACCCCTGTGTGGTGCTGGCTACGGGACACCCACAGACTCGGCACGCCGCTGCGCCACGCGCAAGAGGAGCgacctgctgctgctgggctgcGCCTCGCTGCTCGCCTCCGTCGCCCTGGGGCACGACCTGCTGCAGCTAGGCCGGCAACAG GTGAGCCAGGACGAGCAAGATGCCCGGGAGGAGCGCAAGAAGAAGGAGGGCCTGTTCCAGCGGGCGGGCCGCTTCCGCCGCAGCACCAGCCCCCCCAGCCGCATGCTGGCCCAGAGCCGGGCGGACTCTGTGCTGCCCTCCCTGGACCCCTCGCCCTCCGTCACACTGCTCTCCCTGTCCTCCTTGTCCGACTGCAACTCCACCAAGTCCCTGCTGCCCTCTGACCCCGAGGACCCTCCCGCTGCCCCCCCCGCCCTCAACCCCCTGCTGGACCTGCGGGCCGAGAGCTTCAAGAGAGACCCCAACCAGTCACTCACGCCAACCCACGTCTCGGCCACCATGGCGGTCAATCGGGGTCACCGGCGAACCCCCTCGGATGGAGCCATCAGGCCCCGAGCACAGACCACCGGGCACCGCCGCACCCCGTCGGACGGCAGCGCGCCCCTGCCCACCGCAGACACAG GTTCAAGGGACCCCCTGGAGTTCCCCCGGCTGCCTGACCCCGCCACGCTCTTTCCAGGAGTCCTGCGCCACAAGCCCACCCCCGAGCGGGACGGGGCTGCCCTGGAGCGGCCCAAGACCCTGGAGTTCGCGCCCCGCCCTCGGCCCACCGTGGCCAGGGCACGCATCGACCCCTGGAAGCTGGTGTCCCTGGGACGCACCCACAGCTCCTCTCCGGGCAGCAGCTGCGACAGCCCCCTGGGCTCTGGCGAGGGGACCCGGCAGACGCTGCTCGACATGGACATGGAGGGCCAGAGCCAGGACAGCACCGTGCCCCTGTGTGGGCAGCATGCCACCCTCTGCGGGCATCACTTCTCTTAG